One genomic window of Cetobacterium sp. ZOR0034 includes the following:
- a CDS encoding hotdog domain-containing protein, producing the protein MTKSMIRLRMSTADAHYGGNLVDGARILQLFGDVATELLIKHDGDEGLFKAYSEVEFMAPVYAGDYLEVVGEITKIGNTSRVMCFEARKVIVPRVDICDSAADFLEEPIVVCKAVGTCVVPKAVQRKG; encoded by the coding sequence ATGACAAAATCGATGATAAGACTAAGAATGAGTACAGCAGACGCTCATTATGGTGGGAATTTAGTAGACGGAGCAAGAATTTTACAGTTGTTTGGAGATGTAGCAACAGAGCTATTGATAAAACATGATGGGGATGAGGGTTTATTTAAGGCTTATAGTGAGGTAGAGTTTATGGCTCCTGTTTATGCTGGAGATTATTTAGAGGTTGTTGGAGAGATTACAAAAATTGGAAATACATCTAGAGTTATGTGCTTTGAAGCAAGAAAGGTAATAGTTCCAAGAGTTGATATATGTGATTCAGCAGCAGATTTTTTAGAAGAACCTATTGTAGTATGTAAAGCAGTTGGGACATGTGTAGTTCCAAAAGCTGTTCAAAGAAAGGGGTAA
- a CDS encoding 3-keto-5-aminohexanoate cleavage protein: MEKLIITAAICGAEVTKDHNPAVPYTVEEIAREAYSAYSAGASVIHLHVREDDGTPTQRKERYDECIKAIREKCPDVIIQPSTGGSVGMTSEERLEPVYLNPEMATLDCGTLNFGGDEIFVNTENMIKEFGKKMIDLGVKPEVEVFDKSMIDMAVRLSKKGFIKEPVHFSFVMGVNGGISGELRDFIFLKESIPCGSTYSVAGIGKFEFTLAAASIISGGHVRVGFEDNIYISKGVLAKSNGELVEKVVRIAKEFGREIANPTEARKILGLN, encoded by the coding sequence ATGGAGAAATTAATAATAACAGCCGCAATTTGTGGAGCTGAGGTTACAAAGGATCATAATCCAGCTGTTCCATACACAGTAGAAGAGATAGCTAGAGAAGCTTATAGTGCATATAGTGCGGGGGCGAGTGTTATTCATCTTCACGTTAGAGAGGATGATGGAACTCCAACTCAGAGAAAAGAGCGATATGATGAGTGTATAAAAGCCATCAGAGAAAAGTGTCCAGATGTAATTATTCAACCATCGACAGGAGGGTCAGTGGGGATGACTTCAGAGGAGAGATTGGAGCCAGTTTATCTAAATCCTGAGATGGCAACATTAGATTGTGGTACTTTAAATTTTGGTGGAGATGAAATTTTCGTAAACACTGAGAATATGATAAAAGAGTTTGGAAAAAAGATGATAGATTTGGGTGTTAAGCCAGAGGTTGAAGTTTTTGATAAGTCGATGATAGATATGGCAGTTAGATTATCTAAAAAGGGGTTTATTAAAGAACCGGTTCACTTTAGTTTTGTAATGGGAGTAAATGGTGGAATCTCAGGAGAGTTAAGAGATTTTATCTTTTTAAAAGAAAGCATTCCATGTGGATCTACATATTCGGTTGCAGGTATAGGAAAATTTGAATTCACTCTTGCGGCGGCTTCTATAATTTCAGGAGGTCACGTAAGAGTTGGATTTGAAGACAATATATATATAAGTAAGGGAGTTTTAGCAAAGAGTAATGGAGAGTTGGTTGAAAAGGTTGTGAGAATTGCAAAAGAGTTTGGAAGAGAGATAGCAAATCCAACTGAAGCAAGAAAAATATTAGGTTTAAACTAG
- a CDS encoding zinc-binding dehydrogenase, whose protein sequence is MKKGCKFGTHRVIEPVGSLPQGALKICNSMDIMSNEVLINVQTLNIDSASFTQIKEACNRDEKKMAEMIENIVAERGKMQNPVTGSGGMLIGTIEKVGEDFPDKNLKIGDKIATLVSLSLTPLKIEEIKNVNISNDQVDVDAKAVLFESGIYAVLPEDIPEKLALAALDVAGAPAQVEKLVKEGDTVCIIGGGGKSGILCCYQAMKNVGKDGKVIVFEYSESNAARIRDLGLAHVVLVGDATKPVEIYNKINEITNGELCDVVINNVNVPGTEMSSILIAKDDGVVYFFSMATSFTKAALGAEGVGKDVSMIVGNGYTKGHANLTLEIIRESKAIKELFEKLYV, encoded by the coding sequence ATGAAAAAAGGATGTAAATTTGGAACACACAGAGTAATAGAACCAGTTGGATCACTGCCACAAGGAGCTTTAAAAATTTGTAATAGCATGGATATTATGTCTAATGAAGTTTTAATTAACGTTCAAACTTTAAATATAGATTCAGCTAGTTTTACACAAATAAAAGAAGCTTGTAATAGAGATGAAAAAAAGATGGCTGAAATGATAGAAAACATAGTTGCAGAAAGAGGAAAAATGCAAAACCCTGTAACGGGATCTGGTGGAATGTTAATAGGAACAATTGAAAAGGTTGGAGAGGATTTCCCAGATAAAAATCTAAAAATTGGAGATAAAATTGCGACATTGGTTTCATTATCATTGACACCTTTAAAAATAGAGGAAATAAAGAATGTAAATATATCAAATGATCAAGTTGATGTAGATGCAAAAGCAGTACTTTTTGAAAGTGGAATATATGCAGTGTTACCAGAGGATATTCCAGAGAAGTTAGCACTTGCAGCTTTAGACGTAGCTGGTGCACCAGCTCAAGTTGAAAAACTAGTAAAGGAAGGCGATACAGTTTGTATAATAGGAGGAGGAGGTAAATCTGGAATCCTTTGTTGTTATCAAGCTATGAAAAATGTAGGGAAAGATGGAAAAGTTATAGTATTTGAATATTCTGAAAGTAACGCTGCAAGAATAAGAGATTTAGGATTAGCTCATGTTGTATTAGTGGGAGATGCAACAAAGCCAGTGGAGATATATAACAAAATAAATGAGATTACAAATGGGGAACTTTGTGATGTTGTTATAAATAATGTGAATGTTCCAGGGACAGAGATGTCATCAATTCTTATAGCAAAAGATGATGGGGTTGTATATTTCTTCTCAATGGCAACTTCATTTACAAAAGCAGCATTAGGAGCAGAAGGAGTGGGGAAAGATGTATCTATGATTGTTGGAAATGGATACACGAAAGGTCATGCTAATTTGACATTAGAAATCATAAGAGAATCAAAGGCGATTAAAGAGCTATTTGAAAAATTATATGTTTAG
- the ablA gene encoding lysine 2,3-aminomutase, whose amino-acid sequence MMNLRERFNVADEQWNDWKWQIRNRIENMEQLETMMTLTDEEKEGIEKSLETIRMGITPYYLSTMDLNDPKCPVRMQAVPSINELHRSEADQLDPLHEDGDSPVPGLTHRYPDRVLLLVTDMCAMYCRHCTRRRFAGQTDQAVPMERIEKAIEYIRNTPQVRDVLLSGGDALLLSDEKLEHIISKLRAIPHVEIIRIGSRTPVVMPQRITPELCDMLKKYHPIWLNTHFNHSKEITPEAKKACEMLANAGVPLGNQSVLLKGVNDCVHVMKELVHNLVKMRVRPYYIYQCDLSMGIEHFRTPVSKGIEIIEGLRGHTSGYAVPTFVVDAPGGGGKTPVMPNYIISQSPDKVILRNFEGVITTYTQPTNYVNTCECEVCKGEVKRKQVGVAGLMSGCEETLEPRQLDRKQRNAH is encoded by the coding sequence ATGATGAATTTGAGAGAGAGATTTAATGTAGCTGATGAGCAGTGGAATGATTGGAAGTGGCAGATAAGAAACAGAATTGAAAACATGGAACAGTTAGAAACTATGATGACTTTGACTGATGAGGAAAAAGAGGGAATAGAAAAGTCGTTAGAAACAATAAGAATGGGAATTACACCATATTATTTAAGCACTATGGATTTGAACGACCCAAAGTGCCCTGTGAGAATGCAAGCTGTTCCTTCAATAAATGAACTACATAGATCAGAAGCGGATCAATTAGATCCTTTGCATGAAGATGGAGATTCACCAGTTCCAGGATTAACTCATAGATATCCAGATAGAGTGTTATTACTAGTTACAGATATGTGTGCAATGTATTGTAGACACTGTACAAGAAGAAGATTTGCTGGTCAAACAGATCAAGCTGTTCCTATGGAAAGAATTGAAAAGGCGATAGAATATATTAGAAATACTCCACAAGTTAGAGATGTATTGCTTTCGGGAGGAGATGCTTTACTTTTATCGGATGAAAAATTAGAGCACATTATAAGTAAACTTAGAGCTATTCCACATGTAGAAATCATTAGAATAGGATCAAGAACTCCTGTTGTTATGCCACAAAGAATTACACCTGAGCTTTGTGATATGTTAAAAAAATATCATCCAATCTGGTTAAATACTCATTTTAATCATTCAAAAGAGATTACGCCTGAAGCGAAAAAAGCTTGTGAGATGCTTGCTAATGCGGGAGTTCCATTAGGAAACCAATCAGTGTTATTAAAAGGAGTAAATGACTGCGTTCATGTTATGAAAGAGCTAGTTCATAACTTAGTAAAGATGAGAGTTAGACCGTACTATATATATCAATGTGATTTATCAATGGGAATTGAGCACTTTAGAACTCCAGTTTCAAAAGGAATTGAAATAATAGAGGGATTAAGAGGACATACATCAGGATATGCTGTTCCAACATTTGTTGTGGATGCTCCAGGAGGAGGAGGGAAAACTCCAGTTATGCCAAATTACATAATTTCGCAATCACCAGATAAAGTTATATTAAGAAACTTTGAAGGAGTAATAACAACATATACTCAACCGACAAACTATGTGAATACATGTGAATGTGAAGTTTGTAAAGGAGAGGTTAAGAGAAAACAAGTTGGAGTAGCAGGACTTATGAGCGGATGTGAGGAAACATTAGAGCCAAGACAACTTGATAGAAAACAAAGAAACGCTCATTAA
- a CDS encoding lysine 5,6-aminomutase subunit alpha, translated as MFKSKLGLDFNKVQKARGLAKDIAMDVQKFVDSYTTVAVERTICRLLGIDGVDIDEVPLPNIVVDHLKDKGVLSEGVMYFIGNAILETELSSQEIAEKVSAGELDLTKLNQHSKDEVEKAIEPLVNSSVDRIKSNKEKRDEYLTRIGEGPKPYLYVIVATGNIYEDVIQAQAAARQGADIIAVIRTTGQSLLDYVPYGATTEGFGGTFATQENFRIMRKALDEVGEEVGRYIRLCNYCSGLCMPEIAAMGALERLDVMLNDALYGILFRDINMQRTLVDQFFSRVINGFAGVIINTGEDNYLTTADAVENAHTVLASDLINEQLAFMAGLPEEQMGLGHAFEIDPELENGFLLELSQAQMTREIFPNAPLKYMPPTKFMTGNVFKGHIQDALFNQVAIMTGQGLQLLGMMTEAIHTPFMSDRYLAIENARYIFNNMRDFGSEIEFKTDGIIQKRAQSVLEESVQLLEKMVHDGLFNSLEKGTFADIKRSRTGGKGLAGVVGKGANYMNLFIPKMLGEVK; from the coding sequence ATGTTTAAAAGTAAATTGGGTTTAGATTTTAATAAAGTTCAGAAAGCTAGAGGACTTGCAAAAGATATAGCTATGGATGTTCAAAAGTTTGTGGATTCATATACAACAGTAGCAGTTGAAAGAACTATATGTAGACTTCTAGGAATAGACGGAGTTGATATAGATGAAGTTCCTTTACCGAATATAGTTGTGGATCATCTAAAAGATAAAGGAGTTTTGTCTGAGGGAGTTATGTATTTTATAGGAAATGCTATTTTAGAAACTGAATTGTCTTCGCAAGAGATAGCGGAAAAAGTAAGTGCAGGAGAGTTAGATTTAACAAAACTAAATCAACATTCGAAAGATGAAGTAGAAAAAGCTATTGAACCACTTGTGAACTCTTCGGTAGATAGAATAAAATCTAATAAAGAGAAAAGAGATGAATATTTAACTAGAATAGGAGAGGGTCCAAAGCCTTACCTTTATGTAATAGTAGCAACTGGAAATATATATGAAGATGTAATACAAGCTCAAGCTGCAGCAAGACAGGGAGCTGATATAATCGCAGTTATAAGAACAACAGGACAAAGTTTGTTGGATTATGTGCCGTATGGAGCTACGACAGAGGGATTCGGTGGAACTTTTGCAACTCAGGAAAATTTTAGAATTATGAGAAAAGCTTTAGATGAGGTTGGGGAAGAGGTTGGAAGATATATAAGACTTTGTAACTACTGTTCAGGATTGTGTATGCCAGAGATAGCTGCAATGGGAGCGTTAGAAAGATTGGATGTAATGTTAAACGATGCTCTTTATGGAATTCTGTTTAGGGATATAAATATGCAAAGAACACTTGTAGATCAATTTTTCTCAAGAGTTATAAATGGCTTTGCAGGGGTTATAATAAATACTGGAGAGGATAATTACTTAACAACGGCGGATGCAGTAGAAAATGCTCATACAGTTTTAGCTTCAGATTTAATAAATGAACAGCTTGCTTTTATGGCTGGATTGCCAGAGGAGCAGATGGGACTTGGACACGCCTTTGAGATTGACCCTGAATTAGAAAATGGATTCCTTTTAGAGTTATCTCAAGCTCAGATGACAAGAGAGATTTTCCCAAATGCACCATTAAAATATATGCCGCCTACAAAATTTATGACTGGAAATGTTTTTAAAGGTCATATTCAAGATGCTCTATTTAATCAAGTTGCAATAATGACAGGTCAAGGATTACAACTTTTAGGAATGATGACAGAAGCGATACACACACCGTTTATGTCTGATAGATATTTAGCAATAGAGAACGCAAGATATATATTTAATAATATGAGAGATTTTGGATCTGAGATAGAGTTTAAAACTGATGGAATAATTCAAAAAAGAGCTCAATCTGTACTAGAGGAATCAGTGCAACTTTTAGAAAAAATGGTTCATGATGGATTATTTAATTCTTTAGAAAAGGGAACGTTTGCAGATATAAAAAGAAGTAGAACAGGAGGAAAAGGGTTAGCTGGTGTTGTTGGAAAAGGAGCTAACTATATGAATCTATTTATTCCAAAAATGTTGGGAGAGGTGAAATAA